The Spartinivicinus poritis genome contains a region encoding:
- a CDS encoding sensor histidine kinase — protein sequence MNNKTSTGPPANLNLRVLRIYNLYRTFLGLVLTLSAFSPINTVLFNPTNLKSLQLFAVVYLFINIIVLISIHHSTSSPVTFCICCTDILLLSLLLSLQTSKNLAFGNLVVVSVAAGNILIRGKLGLSLAAVASLCIVVITLFRSTQLTIGLQTHISSGLLGIVYFATAFFIQSLSERLSRSEALAEQRRTEFFNLQKLNQVIIQRMRTGILVISHDQLLVMMNEAAKLLLNSTDYPKTLEQASPQLKQALTLWQNNPRAHIEPFQANSASPKVKANFTRLPVSGHINTLVFLDDISLLTQQAQQLKLASLGRLTASIAHEIRNPLGAISHAAQLLNESPDITSADVRLIEIIQNHSKRVNNIIENILQVAKRKQTQPETFLLEPWLKKHLNEEHFTNIQSPVFYIQNNNTPIEVVFDPHQLSQVVTNLCQNGLRYSYLTCGEAYIKIITHIKSDTGQPCMDIIDKGPGIQNGLAEQIFEPFYTTETTGTGLGLYISRELCEANQASLDLIKGNQSGCCFRITFAHPQRNQSYLEH from the coding sequence ATGAACAATAAGACTTCAACAGGGCCACCAGCCAACCTTAATCTAAGAGTATTGCGAATATATAATCTATATCGCACCTTTTTAGGGCTGGTACTTACCCTTAGTGCATTCAGCCCCATCAATACGGTGCTGTTTAACCCTACTAATTTGAAATCACTACAACTATTCGCTGTTGTTTACTTATTCATCAACATCATTGTTCTCATCAGCATACATCACTCGACGTCTTCACCTGTCACTTTTTGTATCTGCTGCACAGATATTTTGCTATTAAGCTTGCTGCTTTCACTGCAGACGTCAAAAAACCTGGCTTTTGGTAATTTAGTTGTCGTATCTGTTGCGGCGGGTAATATTCTTATTCGAGGCAAGCTAGGCCTATCACTTGCTGCTGTTGCCTCACTTTGTATTGTTGTCATTACGTTGTTTCGTAGCACTCAATTAACTATTGGCTTACAAACCCATATTAGTAGTGGTTTATTAGGTATTGTTTATTTTGCTACTGCTTTTTTTATCCAAAGCTTATCCGAGCGATTAAGTCGCAGTGAAGCACTTGCAGAACAGCGCCGAACAGAATTTTTTAATTTACAAAAACTCAATCAGGTTATCATTCAACGAATGCGCACTGGCATTCTTGTAATCAGTCATGATCAATTATTGGTAATGATGAATGAAGCTGCCAAATTATTACTTAACAGTACAGATTATCCAAAAACACTAGAGCAGGCATCACCACAACTCAAACAAGCACTCACACTATGGCAAAACAACCCTAGAGCTCACATTGAACCATTTCAGGCAAACTCAGCAAGCCCAAAGGTAAAAGCAAACTTCACACGACTTCCTGTTAGTGGTCACATCAATACATTAGTCTTTTTAGATGATATATCATTACTTACCCAGCAAGCCCAGCAGCTTAAGCTTGCTTCTTTGGGCCGTCTTACTGCCAGTATCGCTCACGAAATCAGAAACCCACTAGGTGCCATTAGTCACGCAGCACAACTACTTAACGAGTCACCTGATATCACCTCCGCTGATGTTCGTCTGATTGAGATCATCCAAAACCACTCGAAACGAGTGAATAATATTATTGAAAACATTTTACAAGTGGCTAAGCGTAAACAAACACAACCAGAAACATTCTTACTTGAGCCCTGGCTAAAAAAACATTTAAATGAAGAACACTTTACCAATATTCAGTCTCCAGTATTTTATATCCAAAATAACAACACACCGATCGAAGTGGTATTCGACCCGCATCAATTAAGCCAGGTAGTCACCAATCTTTGTCAAAACGGTCTACGCTATAGCTACCTAACCTGTGGTGAAGCCTATATAAAAATCATTACTCATATTAAATCCGATACAGGACAACCTTGTATGGATATTATTGATAAAGGGCCTGGCATCCAAAATGGTCTGGCAGAACAAATTTTTGAGCCTTTTTATACAACTGAAACCACAGGTACAGGCTTAGGACTATATATTTCCAGGGAACTATGTGAAGCTAACCAAGCAAGCCTAGACTTAATCAAAGGGAATCAGAGCGGGTGTTGCTTTAGAATCACTTTTGCTCACCCACAACGCAATCAAAGTTATTTAGAGCATTAA